The Alphaproteobacteria bacterium genome includes a window with the following:
- a CDS encoding dihydrodipicolinate synthase family protein, which produces MKYSRSEAKTYARTNMKGVWAAALTPFKGPERAIDEAGFQRNVDHWVGKLGIDGLFIAGKQGEFFSMSLAERKRMFDLAVEATGKRAGTIMSCSDQNMDTVIELAKHAQKAGADYIVVHAPVLHFLKAQDETLFNYYSHVARQVDIGIALWSHPDSGYLMSPQLCARLAEIPNVVAIKYSVPRPMYSELTRLAGDNLIVSTASEEEWFDNIVELKWQVYLCSNPPFLFQTAADKRMRDYTDLAFAGRIEEAKRIRDSLEPVREAFKHSRPAEKPHAHAKYWQDCLGQTGGEVRMPLLGLTDTEKKAIETAIAKSGLKLS; this is translated from the coding sequence ATGAAATATTCCCGCAGCGAAGCCAAGACCTACGCCCGCACCAATATGAAGGGTGTGTGGGCCGCCGCGTTGACGCCCTTCAAGGGGCCCGAACGCGCGATCGACGAGGCCGGTTTCCAGCGCAATGTCGATCATTGGGTCGGCAAGCTGGGCATCGACGGGTTGTTCATCGCCGGCAAGCAGGGCGAATTCTTCTCCATGAGCTTGGCCGAGCGCAAGCGCATGTTCGATCTGGCGGTCGAAGCGACCGGCAAGCGTGCCGGCACCATCATGTCGTGCTCCGACCAGAACATGGACACGGTGATCGAACTCGCCAAGCACGCGCAGAAGGCCGGGGCGGACTACATCGTCGTCCACGCGCCCGTGCTGCATTTCCTGAAAGCGCAGGACGAGACGCTGTTCAACTACTACAGCCATGTCGCGCGCCAGGTGGATATCGGCATCGCGCTGTGGAGCCATCCGGACTCCGGCTATCTGATGAGTCCGCAGCTTTGCGCACGGCTCGCCGAGATCCCGAACGTCGTCGCAATCAAGTACTCGGTGCCGCGCCCGATGTATTCGGAGCTCACGCGCTTGGCGGGCGACAATCTGATCGTCTCGACGGCATCGGAAGAGGAATGGTTCGACAACATCGTCGAACTCAAATGGCAGGTCTATCTCTGCTCCAACCCGCCTTTCCTATTCCAGACCGCCGCCGACAAGCGCATGCGCGACTATACCGACCTCGCCTTCGCGGGCCGCATCGAGGAAGCCAAGCGCATCCGCGACAGCCTGGAGCCGGTGCGCGAGGCCTTCAAACACAGCCGCCCGGCCGAAAAGCCCCATGCCCACGCCAAATATTGGCAGGATTGCCTGGGCCAAACCGGCGGCGAGGTCCGCATGCCGCTGCTGGGCTTGACCGATACCGAAAAGAAGGCGATCGAAACCGCCATCGCGAAAAGCGGTCTCAAACTCAGCTGA
- a CDS encoding NAD-dependent succinate-semialdehyde dehydrogenase produces the protein MPAYPEIGLYIDGKWRKTSDTLPILNPADEAEIGRCPVATKADLDDALAAAAKGFALWSRTSPHKRAAILCRAAALMRERQEEIAQSITREHGKPIAQARLEVIRGCEFFEWDAGEAVRLYGRVIPSEQGIRYIVHHQPIGAVAAFSPWNFPMSQPCRKIAGAIASGCAIIIKAAEETPAGAVHIARALHDAGLPAGVFNLVFGVPADISSYLIPRQPVRMVAFTGSTAVGKWLSERAAQAMKPVLMELGGHAPVIVCDDVDPIEAARLSVIRKSRNQGQVCTSPTRFFVLEKNYAAFRDAFVEGAKAIKVGDGFDPATQMGPVANHRRLAAMEELTADAKAKGAKLLAGGTRIGNRGYYFPVTVFADVPDDVKAMSVEPFGPLALIAPVRSLEEGIEKANSLPFGLAAYAFTHSARNVDLLTDGVECGNLSINTLEASVAETPFGGVKESGYGREGGAEGLHHYMIVKNVSHRMAMG, from the coding sequence ATGCCGGCCTATCCCGAAATCGGGCTTTATATCGACGGCAAGTGGCGCAAGACGTCCGACACGCTGCCCATTCTCAACCCCGCCGACGAAGCCGAAATCGGGCGTTGCCCGGTCGCGACCAAAGCCGATCTCGACGACGCCCTCGCCGCCGCCGCCAAGGGTTTTGCGCTGTGGAGCCGCACCTCGCCGCATAAGCGCGCCGCGATTCTATGCCGTGCGGCCGCCTTGATGCGCGAACGGCAGGAGGAGATCGCCCAGTCGATCACCCGCGAACACGGCAAGCCGATCGCGCAAGCGCGGCTCGAAGTCATTCGCGGCTGCGAATTCTTCGAATGGGATGCGGGCGAGGCCGTGCGTCTCTATGGCCGCGTCATCCCCAGCGAACAGGGCATTCGCTACATCGTCCATCACCAGCCGATCGGCGCGGTCGCCGCGTTCTCGCCGTGGAATTTCCCGATGAGCCAGCCCTGCCGCAAGATCGCGGGCGCCATCGCGTCGGGCTGCGCCATCATCATCAAGGCGGCCGAGGAAACCCCGGCGGGGGCCGTGCATATCGCGCGCGCCTTGCACGACGCCGGTTTGCCCGCTGGCGTGTTCAATCTCGTTTTCGGCGTGCCGGCGGATATTTCGAGCTATCTCATACCACGCCAGCCGGTGCGCATGGTCGCTTTCACCGGGTCGACCGCCGTCGGCAAATGGCTGAGCGAGCGCGCCGCGCAAGCGATGAAGCCCGTGCTGATGGAACTGGGCGGGCATGCGCCGGTCATCGTGTGCGACGACGTCGACCCGATCGAGGCGGCACGGCTTTCGGTCATCCGCAAGTCGCGCAACCAGGGCCAGGTCTGCACGTCGCCCACGCGCTTCTTCGTGCTGGAAAAGAACTACGCCGCGTTCCGCGACGCGTTCGTCGAAGGCGCCAAGGCGATCAAGGTCGGCGACGGGTTCGACCCCGCCACGCAGATGGGCCCGGTCGCCAATCATCGCCGTTTGGCGGCGATGGAGGAATTGACGGCCGATGCCAAAGCCAAAGGCGCCAAGCTGCTGGCGGGTGGCACACGGATCGGCAACCGCGGTTATTACTTCCCCGTCACCGTCTTCGCCGACGTGCCCGACGACGTGAAAGCGATGAGCGTCGAGCCGTTCGGCCCGCTGGCGCTGATTGCCCCCGTGCGCTCGCTGGAGGAAGGCATCGAGAAGGCCAATTCCCTGCCCTTCGGGCTGGCGGCCTATGCCTTCACCCATTCGGCGCGCAACGTGGATCTGCTGACCGACGGCGTGGAATGCGGCAATCTGTCGATCAACACGCTGGAAGCGTCGGTCGCCGAAACGCCGTTCGGCGGCGTCAAGGAAAGCGGCTACGGCCGCGAAGGCGGTGCGGAAGGTCTGCACCATTATATGATCGTGAAGAACGTCTCCCATCGCATGGCGATGGGCTGA
- a CDS encoding branched-chain amino acid ABC transporter permease → MHDPFKFSGKALIAIAILIAALVALPFIAKAVGLPATTPLATRLLIYAIAAGSLNLVLGFGGMISFGHAAFYGVGGYTVGILFQHVRIGEPLFGFIPGTEQFLIAVPAAILVAGAFALLIGALALRTSGVQFIMITLAFAQMLFFLFVALKRYGGDDGLIIRRRNALFDLNMRDDLTFYFVVLIVTIGFYLLLWRIAASRFGMVLGAIRQNERRVAALGIAVYRYKLAAFTIAGMGAGLAGGLVANYARFVSPDMLHWTKSGELMVMVILGGAGTLLGPLFGAFALVTLETLLSGWTERWQLFLGPILLLIILYFRGGLSGLFKFIGGGGK, encoded by the coding sequence ATGCACGATCCCTTCAAATTCTCCGGCAAGGCGCTGATCGCGATCGCCATCCTGATCGCGGCGTTGGTGGCGCTGCCGTTCATCGCAAAGGCCGTCGGCCTGCCCGCGACCACGCCGCTCGCCACGCGCCTGCTGATCTACGCGATCGCGGCGGGCAGCTTAAATTTGGTGCTCGGCTTCGGCGGCATGATCAGCTTCGGACATGCCGCGTTCTACGGCGTGGGCGGCTACACGGTCGGCATCCTGTTCCAGCATGTGCGCATCGGCGAGCCGCTGTTCGGCTTCATCCCCGGCACCGAGCAATTCCTGATCGCCGTACCCGCCGCGATCCTGGTGGCGGGCGCCTTCGCGCTGCTGATCGGCGCGCTAGCGCTGCGCACGTCGGGCGTGCAGTTCATCATGATCACGCTCGCCTTCGCGCAGATGCTGTTCTTCCTGTTCGTGGCGTTGAAGCGCTATGGCGGCGACGACGGTTTGATCATCCGCCGGCGCAACGCGCTGTTCGACCTCAACATGCGCGACGACTTGACCTTCTATTTCGTCGTGCTGATCGTGACGATCGGGTTCTATCTGCTGCTGTGGCGCATCGCCGCGTCGCGTTTCGGCATGGTGCTGGGCGCCATCCGCCAGAACGAGCGCCGCGTGGCGGCGCTGGGCATCGCCGTCTATCGCTACAAGCTCGCGGCCTTCACCATCGCGGGCATGGGTGCCGGTCTCGCGGGCGGTTTGGTCGCGAATTACGCGCGCTTCGTCAGCCCCGACATGCTGCACTGGACGAAATCGGGCGAGCTGATGGTGATGGTCATTCTCGGCGGGGCCGGCACGCTGCTCGGGCCGTTGTTCGGCGCCTTCGCGCTGGTGACGCTCGAAACACTCCTCAGCGGCTGGACCGAGCGCTGGCAATTGTTCCTCGGGCCCATCCTGCTGCTGATCATTCTCTATTTCCGTGGCGGTCTGTCGGGCCTGTTCAAATTCATCGGCGGAGGTGGCAAATGA
- a CDS encoding ABC transporter ATP-binding protein — protein sequence MLRVSDLAAAYGDSQVLFGIELAIDRGEVVTLLGRNGVGKTTTIRTIMGLVKARGGKIEFGGTALIGRPPEGIARLGIGLVPEGRQVFPTLTVHENLVATAANRLKRATPWTIARVTALFPRLGERLTQSAGTLSGGEQQMLAIGRALMTNPDLLILDEATEGLAPVIRAEIWRCIEALKGEGQSILIVDKNLRVLRRLADRHYAIEKGRTVWSGTGADLDRDAELVHRYVGV from the coding sequence ATGCTGCGCGTTTCCGATCTCGCGGCCGCCTACGGCGACAGCCAAGTTCTGTTCGGTATCGAATTGGCGATCGATCGCGGCGAGGTCGTGACGTTGCTCGGCCGCAACGGCGTGGGCAAAACCACGACGATCCGCACCATCATGGGGCTGGTCAAAGCGCGCGGCGGCAAGATCGAGTTCGGCGGCACGGCGCTGATCGGCCGCCCGCCCGAAGGGATCGCGCGTTTGGGTATTGGTCTCGTGCCCGAAGGGCGCCAGGTCTTTCCGACATTGACGGTGCACGAAAATCTGGTCGCGACCGCCGCCAACCGCTTAAAGCGCGCCACGCCGTGGACGATCGCGCGCGTGACCGCCTTGTTCCCGCGTTTGGGCGAGCGCCTGACGCAATCGGCGGGCACGTTGTCGGGCGGCGAACAGCAAATGCTCGCCATCGGCCGCGCGCTGATGACCAATCCCGATCTGCTCATTCTCGACGAAGCGACCGAAGGCCTCGCCCCCGTGATCCGCGCCGAAATCTGGCGCTGCATCGAAGCCTTGAAGGGCGAAGGCCAATCGATTCTGATCGTCGATAAGAATTTGCGCGTTCTCCGCCGATTGGCGGATCGCCATTACGCGATCGAAAAAGGCCGCACGGTGTGGTCCGGCACGGGTGCGGATCTCGATCGCGATGCGGAGCTGGTGCATCGCTATGTCGGCGTCTGA
- a CDS encoding ABC transporter substrate-binding protein produces the protein MKRRTFLTVAGAGAATLAAPSLLRAQSAVRIGLITTLSGPGGYIGADIRDAFNLAVEMEGGKLGGVPVQVVVEDDGFRPGQGKTVAERMLRNDGIKLLTGIVFSNILGATLPDILDADAIYVSPNASPSNFAGKECHKNFYSIAWQNDTLHESAGQVAKELGHKRAFILAPNYQAGQDALAGFKRMFGGTIVGEQYTRLDQTDYAAEMAAIRAANPDVVFQFHPGGLGIAFLRQYAQAGLIGRVPMVVAAPSLDHTTLKAVGDVADGLWVSSHWNVDFDNAANKKFMAGFTQKHNRTPTYYASQSYDTALAIAAALQQTKGDIKPENFRTAMVKADFASVRGAFKFGPNQHPIQDWYALKAGKSASGEMQIVTQRKVLTAHGDIYAPQCKL, from the coding sequence ATGAAGAGAAGAACGTTCCTCACCGTCGCCGGTGCGGGTGCCGCCACCCTCGCCGCCCCGTCGCTGCTGCGCGCGCAAAGCGCCGTGCGCATCGGCCTGATCACGACGTTGTCGGGTCCCGGCGGCTATATCGGTGCGGATATCCGCGACGCGTTCAACCTCGCCGTCGAAATGGAAGGCGGCAAGCTGGGCGGCGTGCCCGTGCAGGTCGTCGTGGAAGATGACGGCTTCCGCCCCGGCCAAGGCAAGACGGTCGCCGAGCGCATGCTGCGCAACGACGGCATCAAGCTGCTGACCGGCATCGTGTTCTCGAACATCCTGGGCGCCACGCTGCCCGATATTCTGGACGCCGACGCGATCTATGTGTCGCCCAACGCCTCGCCGTCGAACTTCGCCGGCAAGGAATGCCACAAGAACTTCTATTCGATCGCTTGGCAGAACGACACGCTGCACGAATCGGCCGGCCAAGTGGCCAAGGAACTCGGCCACAAGCGCGCCTTCATCCTGGCGCCGAATTATCAAGCGGGCCAGGACGCGCTCGCCGGCTTCAAGCGCATGTTCGGCGGCACGATCGTGGGCGAGCAGTACACGCGCCTCGACCAAACCGACTACGCGGCCGAAATGGCGGCGATCCGCGCCGCCAACCCGGACGTGGTCTTCCAGTTCCATCCGGGCGGGCTGGGCATCGCCTTCCTGCGCCAATACGCGCAAGCCGGCCTCATCGGCCGCGTGCCGATGGTCGTGGCGGCCCCGTCGCTCGACCACACGACGCTGAAGGCCGTGGGCGACGTCGCCGACGGGCTGTGGGTGTCGTCGCACTGGAACGTCGATTTCGACAACGCGGCGAACAAGAAGTTCATGGCCGGCTTCACGCAGAAGCATAACCGCACGCCGACCTACTACGCCTCGCAGAGCTACGACACGGCGCTGGCGATCGCCGCGGCGTTGCAACAGACCAAGGGCGACATCAAGCCGGAGAACTTCCGCACGGCGATGGTGAAGGCCGACTTCGCGTCGGTGCGCGGCGCCTTCAAGTTCGGCCCCAACCAGCACCCGATCCAGGACTGGTACGCGCTGAAGGCCGGCAAGAGCGCTTCGGGCGAAATGCAAATCGTCACGCAGCGCAAAGTGCTGACCGCGCATGGCGACATCTACGCGCCTCAGTGCAAACTCTAA
- a CDS encoding 3-hydroxyanthranilate 3,4-dioxygenase, producing the protein MSILDQPSPPVSDLSFRQPFNFQKWIDENRHFLKPPVGNKTLYQNGGIIVMVVGGPNSRVDFHDDPAEEFFYQLKGDMILKIADRGKIYDVTIREGDVFLLPPHTIHSPQRPVADSVGLVIEGARRPGDIDGFEWYCFECGGKVHRVEVELKDIVKDLPPLYDAFYADEKARVCPHCGSVHPGKVPPPGWVKI; encoded by the coding sequence ATGTCCATCCTCGACCAACCCTCCCCCCCCGTTTCCGATCTTTCGTTTCGCCAGCCGTTCAACTTCCAGAAATGGATCGACGAGAACCGGCATTTCCTGAAGCCGCCCGTCGGCAACAAGACGCTGTATCAGAACGGCGGGATCATCGTCATGGTGGTCGGCGGGCCGAACTCGCGCGTCGACTTCCACGACGACCCGGCCGAGGAGTTCTTCTATCAGCTGAAGGGCGACATGATCCTGAAGATCGCGGATCGCGGGAAGATCTACGACGTCACGATCCGCGAAGGCGACGTGTTCCTGCTGCCGCCCCACACCATCCATTCGCCCCAGCGCCCGGTGGCCGATTCCGTCGGCCTGGTGATCGAGGGCGCGCGCCGCCCCGGCGATATCGACGGTTTCGAGTGGTATTGCTTCGAATGCGGCGGCAAAGTCCACCGCGTCGAAGTGGAATTGAAGGATATCGTCAAAGACCTGCCGCCGCTTTACGATGCCTTCTACGCCGATGAAAAGGCGCGGGTTTGCCCGCATTGCGGATCGGTCCATCCCGGCAAAGTGCCGCCGCCGGGCTGGGTCAAAATCTGA
- a CDS encoding ABC transporter ATP-binding protein, with product MSVPPLLSIESLYKTFGGLTATDNLTLDVRAGEVHALIGPNGAGKTTVINQLTGELAPNAGRILLDGQDITALPVHARVHRGLGRTFQIVQLMGTYTALDHVALAVQAHQGHSFRFFRAARDDRSLRDPAYALLERVGLKARADEPVASLSHGERKQLELAVALAMEPRLLLLDEPMAGLGAVESAQMVELLQSLKGRFAMLLVEHDMEAVFSLADRISVLVGGRAIATGSTADIQADPAVRIAYLGEGDA from the coding sequence ATGAGCGTCCCGCCGCTGCTGTCGATCGAAAGCCTCTACAAGACCTTCGGCGGCTTGACCGCGACGGACAACCTGACGCTCGACGTGCGCGCGGGCGAAGTTCATGCGCTGATCGGCCCGAACGGCGCGGGCAAAACGACGGTCATCAACCAATTGACCGGCGAGTTGGCGCCGAATGCCGGGCGCATCCTGCTCGACGGGCAAGACATCACCGCCCTGCCCGTGCACGCGCGCGTCCATCGCGGCTTGGGCCGCACGTTCCAGATCGTCCAGTTGATGGGCACATACACCGCCCTCGACCACGTCGCGCTGGCGGTGCAAGCGCATCAAGGCCACTCTTTCCGTTTCTTCCGCGCGGCGCGCGACGATCGCAGCTTGCGCGATCCCGCTTACGCGCTGCTCGAGCGCGTCGGCCTGAAAGCGCGCGCGGACGAACCCGTCGCATCGCTGTCGCATGGTGAGCGCAAACAGCTGGAACTCGCCGTGGCGCTGGCCATGGAGCCGCGCTTGCTGCTGCTCGACGAGCCGATGGCGGGCCTGGGTGCGGTCGAAAGCGCGCAGATGGTCGAGTTGCTGCAAAGCCTCAAAGGCCGCTTCGCGATGCTGCTGGTCGAGCACGATATGGAGGCGGTCTTCTCCCTCGCCGACCGTATTTCGGTGCTGGTCGGCGGGCGCGCGATCGCCACGGGTTCGACCGCCGACATCCAGGCCGATCCCGCCGTACGAATCGCCTATCTCGGCGAAGGAGACGCTTGA
- a CDS encoding branched-chain amino acid ABC transporter permease — MSLLFVEQVLNGLQLGVMLFLLAAGLTLIFGIMGIINLAHGSLYMVGAYAGSIAASATGSFLLAVPAGLAAAAVTGLAIEYLVIRKLYDRDHLDQVLATYGLVLLFNESISLIVGRQPLFVGVPPALSGSIEILPGMTFSVYRLTIIVAGLVIAAGLYALIQRTRLGMLIRAGATNRDMVRALGVDIKLLYTLVFGLGALLAGFAGVMAGPLLSVQVGMGEQILIMTFVVVVVGGVGSIRGALFGAIVVGLVDTLLRAFLPQLVRGLLADPSEADQLSAGLASMGVYVLMAIVLLWRPQGLFPARS, encoded by the coding sequence ATGTCGCTTCTTTTCGTCGAACAGGTTCTGAACGGGTTGCAGCTCGGCGTCATGCTGTTTCTGCTCGCGGCGGGGCTGACGCTGATCTTCGGCATCATGGGCATCATCAATCTCGCCCATGGCTCGCTCTACATGGTCGGCGCCTATGCGGGTTCGATCGCCGCTTCGGCGACCGGTTCGTTCCTGCTCGCCGTTCCCGCCGGCCTCGCGGCGGCGGCCGTCACCGGCCTGGCGATCGAATATCTCGTCATCCGCAAACTCTACGACCGCGACCATCTCGATCAGGTGCTCGCGACCTACGGCCTCGTGCTGCTGTTCAACGAATCCATCAGCCTGATCGTCGGCCGCCAGCCGCTGTTCGTCGGCGTGCCCCCGGCTTTGTCGGGCTCGATCGAAATTCTGCCGGGCATGACCTTCTCGGTCTATCGCTTGACGATCATCGTCGCGGGCCTTGTCATCGCCGCCGGCCTCTACGCGCTGATCCAGCGCACGCGTCTGGGCATGTTGATCCGTGCGGGCGCCACCAACCGCGACATGGTCCGCGCGCTCGGCGTGGACATTAAGCTTCTCTACACGCTGGTCTTCGGCCTGGGCGCCTTGCTCGCCGGGTTCGCGGGCGTGATGGCCGGGCCGCTTCTGTCGGTCCAGGTCGGCATGGGCGAGCAGATCCTGATCATGACCTTCGTCGTCGTGGTCGTCGGCGGCGTGGGCTCGATCCGCGGCGCCTTGTTCGGCGCCATCGTCGTCGGCCTCGTCGATACGCTGCTGCGCGCCTTCCTGCCGCAACTCGTGCGCGGATTGCTCGCCGATCCGTCGGAAGCCGACCAGCTCTCCGCCGGCCTCGCCTCGATGGGCGTCTATGTCTTGATGGCGATCGTGTTGCTCTGGCGCCCGCAAGGGCTGTTCCCGGCGCGGAGCTAG